TTGCTATTTCATTTGCAATGCTATCTCTTACAATAGTTGACCTTATAGGTAAGGTAATCAATGTTACAGAAAAATATGGATACTTTATTATAGAGAATAAAATAATAGATTGCGGCAATAGCATTACATATACATTTAACTTCAGCAACACGATAAGATTGATATGTATGTTTATGATGATAGCTGGGTATACCCTACAATTAACTATTGAAAAGAAAAGCTCCACCCAAATTGAAAGTCCAGATGTAACTCCAGCAGAGCTACAAGTTGCTTTGTAGTTCAGCTCCTTTAGAATCTCTACAAGAAACAGTTGCCTGAGATAATCCATATCCTTCATTTAAAGTAATACTGTGAGACTCATCCTCTTTTGCTACACTGTTTTGAACTTGTAACTCATTAATAATTTCACCACATATCAAAACATCTTTAAATAAGAGTAAACGAACTAGGCTAAATATAAAATTTTTAAATCTTTTCCACATAAGAGCTATTATATTAAAATTTTAATAAAAATCAATCCCATATATTAATATACTAACTAATGATATAAATTTGGTTAATCTAAATTTAGCAGCAGCACTTAAAAATTTTGGCATTTACTACAATAAAAAGTACTCCTACCACTTTGCCGCACTGATAGAATAGTATTGTGGCAAATTATGCAAGGCTTGCCAGCTCTGCCATACACTTTAAAATGGTGTTGAAAATATCCAGGTGAACCTGAAGGCTTGGCATAATCTTTAAGTGTTGATCCGCCTGCATTTATTGCACAAGTTAGAGTATTTTTTACCGCTATTACAAGTTTATCACATTCTTCTTGACTTAAATCCTTGGCTAATTTAAATGGCGAAATTCCAGCAAGAAATAAGTTTTCAGCAGCGTATATGTTACCTATGCCAACTATTATCTTGCTGTTCATTAATATTGATTTAATACTTGCTGTTTTATCAGTTAGTACTTGCTTAAGCGTACTGCCGCTAAAACCATCGGTTAACGGTTCTATCCCTAAATGCTGAAAAAACTTCCCTTCCTCTTTAGAGTTTATCGCTACAACCAGACCAAATCTTCTAGGGTCATTATAAATTATACTACTGCTATCCTCTAAAAGAAATATAACGTGATCATGCTTGCTTATTGGCGTTTGTCTATCAAAGTATAATAATTTACCACTCATGCCAAGATGGATTATAACCAATGCAGAGTTACTCATTTCCCAAATTATATACTTCCCTCTACGCCTGATATTAGTTACTACACCACTCTTTATCATCTCATTGATGTTTTGCGTTATAGGCATACGTAAATTTGCTTGATTAACTTTAATATCAATTATTTTCTTTTTTAAAAGCTTAGCGTGCAGGAACCTACAAATTGTTTCAACTTCGGGCAACTCTGGCATATGTTGTTTTTTTCTTATTATATGTTTTAAAATAGGTATTTTTTACTACCAATCAATAGACCTCTTTCGAAACTCAAATAGAAAGTTCAAAATTGTAAATACCAGCGATTAAATTGAACCTCAGAGCAAAACGTTTACGTCTGTTTCTATATCTATCCGATTAAATCTTTTCAACAAGCCAATTATGTTTTCTACTATTACTCTTTCACTCATAAGTTCCTTTTCTTTTGTTCCCTATTCAATGGCTTCTTTTTCGTCTTTCTGTGAGGCAAATACGCGTTTTTATGCAGCTTCTGCATTCCTCTGTAGGCACTATCTGCCAGAACTTTAACGTCTGGTAATATATGTAGTTTTGATTCCTTAAACATCCTAAAATCATACCGTTCGAAAAAGATGTACATATAATCTTTTTGTTCTGTTTTCCTATAATTAACTGAGTTTTGAGTGTATGTTTTTTCTTCTTACCTGAATTCGTTGCTTTTTTTGGGTCTTTCTATAGGTGTTTCTGTACTATCTATTACTAAAACTTCATATTCCATATCATTTTTTAACAATTCTTTTCGATTCGGTAACACAAAATCTTGGTGCTTTATTATTCTACCCACTTTACCGTTTTATAAGCTGCACTCTCCCATAGCTTTGCGTAATATGAAAATATGTTCGATATTCACGGAGATATTCCAATACCATAAGCAGCATATCCTCTTCACTTAATTTATTTTTCCTACCACCTTTAGCCTTTTTTCTCTTATTTGCTTCTCTCTACTATTTTATCAAATGTTGACCTTTTTACTCCTTGCGAAATTTCTCATCCTCTAACTCTTTTACTATTTTATATTTTATCTCCATTTTGAAATCTCCTCTTTTCTTATTTTAGACTTCTTTCGAAAGAAGTCTAATGGATAAAAGATTTTATTTTTAAATAAAATATGTTAAAATAGTTAACAATTTAGATATATGTGAATGTTAAAATTTCTCAGTTCAATTTTAAATAGGATACTTTAGAAGGGTATTTGTTATGGTAATAATAGTACTGAGTATGAGAACATACATTTATCTAACACTTGATGGATGAATACGTGCGTGATAATAGCAACCTCACTAAAAGAGCTAAAACATCTAATGTAGATAATAATCCCAGTACTTCCTTTAATGCTGCAAAAGTAGAAGAAAGTAGTAAGAATTATGTAGTGAATAATTAGTAATGTAATTTTTAATTACATTACTTCACTAAATTTTTGTTGTATTTTGTATTATGCTCTTTTTGCTTCCTTCTGATTATATTGCGTTTTAAAGCTACAGCTAGGCGTTTTTTATTTTCCTCAGTCTTATTTCTTTTTGACTTTTCCATAACTACAAATAACCTAAAGTATTATAGCCGTTATAGCTCAGGTGGCAGAGCGCGTCATTGGTAATGACGAGGTCCCAAGTTCAACTCTTGGTAATGGCACAATAAAATCATATTTAGCACCACTATAAATTATGTTTTTTAAAATTGCAATAATTGGATTACCAAACGCTGGCAAATCAACCTTATTCAATAGGCTCATTGGTCGCAAATCAGCTATAGTAAGTAGTATCGCTGGTGTCACTAGAGATAGGCGTGAAGGCATGGGGAGAATTAGTGATCTCTCATTTAAGCTGGTTGATACAGGCGGTTGGGATGAAAAAATTACCTTCTCGCAACAAGTAATGGAACAATTAGAACTAGCAATTGATGAAGCCAATTTAACATTTTTCTTAATCGATGCTAGTTTGAGTGAGCAGAATAAAGAGCTCGCTAAATGGCTAAAAAAACGCACCAAAAAACCCATAATACTTATAGTAAATAAGTGTGAAAGTAAAAAATCTTGTGATGCCAATTATCTGCAGCATTTTGATTTCTTAGGTCCTGTATATATTTCCGCTGAGCATAACTTAGGTATGGCAGATTTATATGAAGTATTGAGCCCAATTATATCTCAGTTCTACAAAGAAAATAAACTAGAAAATAGCAGCAGTACTAATATTAGAATTGCAATTGTTGGTCGCCCAAACGTGGGTAAATCTACATTTTTAAATAGTATACTTGGCAGCAATAGAGTTATTACTGATGAAAAATCAGGAACAACACGTGATCCAATAGACACAATTTATGACCATAATGGTCGTTCAATTACTCTTATCGATACCGCAGGAATTCGTAAAAAAACACAAGTTATAGATGATTTAGAGGCCATTTCTGTAAAAAATAGCTTGGATATCATAAGGCGCTCACATATAGTGATTTTACTTTTAGATTCGGTATTTGGCATTGAACGCCAAGATCTTCACATAGGAGCGCAAGCGATGAATGAAGGTAGAGGGCTGATTATAGTTTTAAACAAGTGGGATTTAATTAATAGCAACGATCGCAAAGAATTACTTAAGTTCATAAAACAATATGAGCTTAGCCTCAGCGCTCCAATCATTACAACCTCGGCACTTAAAAATGTTCGCTGCACAGAAGTAATAGATAAATGCCTTAAGCTTTATACCTTCTTTGACCAAAGGATTAGTACTGCAATGCTCAATAGATGGTTTGCAGCTGCTATCCAAAAACACAGTCCTCCTTTAGCTAAAGGAAGATCGGTAAAATTAAAATATATAACTCAAATTAGCATAAGACCACCAGCCTTTGTTATAATGTGCAATACACCAGAAAACCTTGAAGAAAGCTACAAGCGTTACTTGCTCAATAACTTAAGAGAAACATTTTATATGGAAGGAATACCAATTAAACTAATTTTTAAAAAAAGCAAAAATCCTTACTCTAGTATAAAAAAGTAGTAACCTGTTGTAGTGCGAAATATAAAGTTTTTAAAGTAACAAATATGAGAAACTTATATAAAAATTTTATTGGATTAAAGGCGATTTTTGTGGAGGATTTAAAAAGTTGAGAAAGTTTTTGCTTCCATGAGTTTTAAGGTACTGATTTAGTACATGGGAATATAAACTCTAGATAATAGATTGGCTAGCTGTTATAGTCCCAACAAGTAATGGTGTAAGTTATTCCTTAGTAGAAAAGGAGATATTGTGGGACAGATATTACACACAAGACAACGTACGCTGTGCGAACAGAATTACAGCGCTTACAATCACGCAGTTAAGTAAACAATATAACCTGAATCCTAAAACGGTCTTAAAATGGAAACTTCTATAGAACTATAGGCCCTAATTATCTGAGAGAGAGGAATTACCGTCAAAAACTTTTAGATGATTGTTTTTTAAACAACTACCTTATCTTGCAGCATCGTTGCTTAAAAAGACATAATCTTTACCTAAAAAGAATATTAAGCCAAAACTTCAAAAAATACGATATTTTCATGTTGATATTTGTGAAGCGCGAACAAAAAGTTTATATTTATGTAGGAATATTGTAAATATCTGGGATTCTCGCACAGGCTGTTATTTTCTTGAAATTTGCTGTGCCTTATAAGATTCATAACTGTATTCAATTCTCCTATTCTTTGCTTAAAAAAGCTCCTAAAGACAAAATTCATGACTTCGATATAAGAAATTCAACATTGTTTGACTAGAGACCCCCTGAGAAAGTGAGGAAACAGGTATGAAAAGAGAGAGAAAGATATAAAATAGCAGTTTTGGCAGAAGTTATGAAAAAGTGGCAAATACATTTTCCGTCAACTAACAGGTCTACTAATAGCAGAATGCGAAAAAATAGTCGAAATAGTTAGTGGGAAAAAGTTAAAAAACAGGCGACGGAATCACATTAAAACGCTAGAAGACAAAATTTTATGTGTGTTAATATACTACCGAACGTATATAATGCATCCATTTTTGGGCTATTTGTTTAATTTACACAATTCAAATATTTGCTAAAAAAAATGGGTTAGCGAAAAAAATCAAGATCACAAAACCAGAAAAAATATTTTGGTAGATGTGACAGACACAGCAGCCAAAAGATAGCAAAAAGAGAAGGAATTGGAAAAAAGAAAACATAAAAACCGAAATGAAGAAAACGGACAAGGTTTCAAAATCTCATCGTGTTTAAGATACGAAAACAGTTCTGCCAGTAGATAGCATAAAATATGCTGATTCTAGGGTTGGCAAAAATTGCAGAAAGTATAAAAAATACCGTAAAAAACCCCGGAGCAAAAGGATCATAGCTTGCGTCGTTTAGGATGAGAGTGGAAAATAAGATTCAAAGATATTTAAAATTATGTCACATGTAATTTTCAGAAAATATGAGGTTTAATATTATTTCTGGAACTTGAAGCATGGTTTTTTTGCTTTGGCCTAACTCATACCTCGTTACTAGTATACCGTTTCTCAGGGGATCTACTGAAGTATATTATACTAAAGCTGAAGGCGAGCACCTAACTACATAAAGTAGTAAAGATAGGGTTGCTTAATACTTCGGAGGAGAAATTGCAATGCGTGACAAACCATATATTCATCAGAATTCCGAAATTATGTAGTAGAATATCAATTAGAGCATGGCCGTTGTCGAAAATGCGGAAAAAGAAGAAGTAGCAAATTACCAGAAGGTGTTACACTAGATAATTTGGTCCAAGAGTTAAATCAGTAGTTGCAGCGTTAATTACAAGAATTCAAAACATCATAAATGACATTTTCAATTTGAGTATAAGTGTTGGCAGCATATCAAACAGTGAACATAGAGTTGCATCAAAATGTGGAAAAACATATGAAAACAAGAAACAAGCAGAAGTGAAATATTGATGAAGCAAGCCATTATAATAAATTGGCTGGTGCTGGATATTTGCAAAGCAAGTTTTATAAAATTGGCAGAATCAAGAGGAATGAAAGTGTTAAAAAATAACGTATGCTACAGTCATACTAGCTTAGTGGTAACCGACAGGTATGCAGCATATAATTATTTTACTGATAAAAATAGGCAAGTCAGCAAGGGACTTTGAAAGATTAGCGCATAGTTGGAACATTGAAGTCAAAATTCTGGGCTGCTACTTAAAAAACGTAGTCACTGAATTATTTGCACTAATTTATTAAAAAGTGAAGTTTTAAGATTTACCAGACGTGCAAGGAAGTTGCGAAAACGTACAAGTTGAAGGAGATATCCTACTTACCTGAAGCAATTGGAGCTTCTCGAGTTACAAAAAATATTTTAAAATCTGAAAGGATGACCCAGAAAATATTCCACTGACAAATAACCACGCTGAACGGCAAATTCGTCATTATGTCGTTTATCGCAAAAATTCGTATTTTACACAATCGAGGCGGGGAAATACATTCCTTGAACGGGGGAGTGTTCAACAAACTGTGTCAAACCATATTTTAATTCAACTGAATTTTCAATCTATTAGGAAAGAAAATATCAAGTTGAGAGATAGTTAAAGCCCAATTTGGTATAGTCCAATTTTGCTCTACCTTTTTTATAGCACAATATACCTGCTTGTACAAAGCATTTGTACTGGTAAAAGAGCCCTTGGTTTTAGTGAATTTCCTGATTTGCCTATTTCAATTGGATTGGTAGTAGCCTCCTAACAGGATCTGAGTACTTAAAATAGCCAGTTTCCCAATTATTTTGCCATGATTTCACTACCATGGAAATTCCCATTTTTCTTCCAGCTCAAATTTTCAGCTATTTCTCTATTTGAAGCTTTTCTTCAAATCATTCATTTTGCTGGATACATATTTTAGTTTATCTGATGCATTATACACAATTGCACTTCTGCGTTGGGAAATACGTTGTTTATGGAAAGCTTTTTAGTCCATCTACACAGGCAACGATTCCACACTTTGAGATCATTTAATACACTAAGCCAGAACTCACTATCAGCCAGATAAAAGCCCAATACTTCTTTTCTGCCATTTTGATCTATACCTAGTATGTTATACATACATTTACTTACGCATCCTCTTTGACTTTAAAAAACATATGAATACTATTGGATATACAGATTGCAGTTACGCCATTCGTTGGTAGTAATTTGTCATTGATATTTCTGCTGCCGATATCTTGTGGTCATAAATTTCTTCAATATGCGATCTTTGTAACTCATACCGCTGGCAAACATACTAAGAATTTTTGCTTCAAGTTCAGGATGTCTGTCTTTTTTTTGTGGCTCAAAACTTCCATCCCTATCTCGAAAGCTCAAATGAGTCTGCATCTGTATATATAGTCTTTGAACTTTTGCCATTCCTATGATTATTTTCTTCATCTTCATTTGATAGGTATTTCACCTTCTAAACTAGCCTCTAGTAACTTTTTGATTAGCAGTTCCTCCTTTTCCAGTTAGTTTCTCGGATGGACGATAATATGTTGTTTTCTAACTCTTTATAGTCTACTAATCCACTGTTTTTATTCGATGTTTTTTCGTTCATTCCATGTTTTATATTAATATTTTTCTTGTTTGACACAGTTTGTTGAACACTCCCTTGAACGGATAATTTCGTTATACTTAACATGGAAACAAAGAGCTTTTCACAATCTCCTATCTATCGTTTCTTAAACCATTCTCCTGAACGGATACGATTGTATTGCAATGATATTATCTGCATTTAATGATTTCCAGCCTGATAAAAATGATATATTAATGTCATGTGTATAATAACATTATTTTTCCACAACTGTAAAAATGAATATCATCTATAAAGACACTACTTCTACCATTAGCTATTTTCCTTTTTGATAAGCTTTTAAGTACTTATCACTTACTTTAACATCACCACTTGTGTTTATTTCTATATATTCTCTTTTTTTTCATGAACAGCACAAATCTCTTTATCAAAGAAATATATTCTGATATTTTTTTTACAATTTTATTAAGATTTTTTCCTTTATCCTATTTACTATATTAATGTTATAAAGGAAAACCAAATTTTCGCACCAGTCTACGTGCTTAATACAAAATATCTCCCTCATTTGGCTTTACACTATCCACCTCATCAGCACTTCTCTACTAATATTGTATATTTTACTGTACTTTTTTGCAGACATGTAATCTCCTTCCCTCTTATTCCCTTCTTCATTACCATGCCGTTGAAGCAGAAGCTGAACATAAAATCCCTTTAAACCTTATCATTCTTACTATACTCACTTAAATCAAGTACCAATTTTTGTATGTAACGTTCATTTGCTTCTTTTATTATAAATTTTACTCCACTTTTATGCTTGACCACTTCATTGATCAGCGGTACCTTACCTGCAGTTGCAAAAACTAAACCACTAATTGTAACATAATCCTCATCTTCAGAGTTTTTAAGCTCTATATGCAACTTATCTTCAATTTCTTTGATTAAAGTTCTTGCTGATACTTCAAACTTGTTTTCTGCTATTTTAGTAAAAGAAAAACCAAGACTTTCATCATACTCATTCTTAGCCATACCTCCAATCATACTTTTTATAATACCAACCATAGATACTAAACCCTCAGTACAACCATACTCATCAAGAACAATCGCTAGATATCTTTGCGAAGATTGCATTTTTACAAATAAGTTCACTATCTTCATTGATGGTGGTACGTAGAACACACTGTGCATCACACTTTTTAAATTAATATTTCTATCATAGTTAAACAGTATATCTTTTACACGTATGAACCCAATTATATTATCAAGATTACTCTTATAGACCGGTACTTCTATATGGTTACTATTCTTTAACTTATCAATTGCATCATTTTTATCTATATCAATTGCATAGACTTCTGCACGTGGAGTCATTATATCCCTTACGCTGTTATTACAGATCTCTAGTACATTATTGGAT
This sequence is a window from Candidatus Mesenet endosymbiont of Phosphuga atrata. Protein-coding genes within it:
- the mutM gene encoding bifunctional DNA-formamidopyrimidine glycosylase/DNA-(apurinic or apyrimidinic site) lyase, with the translated sequence MPELPEVETICRFLHAKLLKKKIIDIKVNQANLRMPITQNINEMIKSGVVTNIRRRGKYIIWEMSNSALVIIHLGMSGKLLYFDRQTPISKHDHVIFLLEDSSSIIYNDPRRFGLVVAINSKEEGKFFQHLGIEPLTDGFSGSTLKQVLTDKTASIKSILMNSKIIVGIGNIYAAENLFLAGISPFKLAKDLSQEECDKLVIAVKNTLTCAINAGGSTLKDYAKPSGSPGYFQHHFKVYGRAGKPCIICHNTILSVRQSGRSTFYCSKCQNF
- the der gene encoding ribosome biogenesis GTPase Der — translated: MFFKIAIIGLPNAGKSTLFNRLIGRKSAIVSSIAGVTRDRREGMGRISDLSFKLVDTGGWDEKITFSQQVMEQLELAIDEANLTFFLIDASLSEQNKELAKWLKKRTKKPIILIVNKCESKKSCDANYLQHFDFLGPVYISAEHNLGMADLYEVLSPIISQFYKENKLENSSSTNIRIAIVGRPNVGKSTFLNSILGSNRVITDEKSGTTRDPIDTIYDHNGRSITLIDTAGIRKKTQVIDDLEAISVKNSLDIIRRSHIVILLLDSVFGIERQDLHIGAQAMNEGRGLIIVLNKWDLINSNDRKELLKFIKQYELSLSAPIITTSALKNVRCTEVIDKCLKLYTFFDQRISTAMLNRWFAAAIQKHSPPLAKGRSVKLKYITQISIRPPAFVIMCNTPENLEESYKRYLLNNLRETFYMEGIPIKLIFKKSKNPYSSIKK
- a CDS encoding transposase, yielding MYNILGIDQNGRKEVLGFYLADSEFWLSVLNDLKVWNRCLCRWTKKLSINNVFPNAEVQLCIMHQIN
- a CDS encoding transporter associated domain-containing protein; amino-acid sequence: MTRDQEKISSLEKIKRKLLLLLFKNSSTFRKCATELVIKNNLLYSLNISNNVLEICNNSVRDIMTPRAEVYAIDIDKNDAIDKLKNSNHIEVPVYKSNLDNIIGFIRVKDILFNYDRNINLKSVMHSVFYVPPSMKIVNLFVKMQSSQRYLAIVLDEYGCTEGLVSMVGIIKSMIGGMAKNEYDESLGFSFTKIAENKFEVSARTLIKEIEDKLHIELKNSEDEDYVTISGLVFATAGKVPLINEVVKHKSGVKFIIKEANERYIQKLVLDLSEYSKNDKV